The Polaribacter sp. KT25b genome contains the following window.
AGTAGAAGAATATGCAACATCAGAAGTTAGTGGTTATACATTTTTAAATTCAAGTTCAGATTTTCAATCGGCTGTAAGTACATTAAAAGCACATGCAACATCTCGTAAATCTGTTGTAACTTCTTATTTAAATTAATAAATTATATAAAACATTTTAGTTGAGTTTGGTTAATTGGCTTCATCATTTATTTGATGGAGCCTTTTTTTAGAATAAATATTACATAAGTTTTTTAAAGATATTTTTTACAGCTCTTAATTTATTTAAAATGGTTTTTTATTAGGTTTTTTTTAACAAAACAACAACAAGTTTTTAAGGTAAACAGCATCTAAATTAAAGTAACAATTTAGTAACAATAATTTAATATTAAAATCAATTTTATGTATGCAAAGAAATATTGAAAAATTAATAGCAGAATTTTTACCCATTTCTTTAGAAGAAATGAATAGTGTTGCTTTAATGAAAAGAACAGATACAAAGTTTGTAATTAATAAAACTCAATTGGTTCTAATGCTAGAAAATTTAAATAGCGATTATAAAGTTTTAGAAATTAAAAGTGATAGAATAATGACTTATTCATCTTTGTATTTTGATACTATTGAAAATAAATTTTATAACGATCATCATAACGGCAAAGTTAATAGAACTAAAATAAGACAACGTAAATATGTAGAATCTAATCTTTGTTTTCTAGAAATAAAACAAAAAAATGGTAAAGGAGAAACCAATAAATCGAGAATAAGAGTTAATGATTTCGAACTAGATTTAACGAATACTTCCTTAGATTTTATAACATCAACTACAGACAAAGAATATAATTTAAAACCAAGTTTATGGAACGGTTTTAATAGAATTACGTTGGTAAACCTTAAAGAGAAAGAACGAGTTACTTTAGATTTAAATCTTTCTTATAAAATGAATGAAGTAGAAAAAAACTTTAAGAATCTAGTAATTGTAGAATTAAAGCAAGAACGGTTTAATAGAAAATCAGAAATCGTAAAAGCCTTAAAAGCATTAAGGCAAAACCCTTATAGCATTAGCAAGTATTGTATAGGAATGATAAGTCTTTACAAAGATTTAAAATATAATATTTTCAAAAAAAAATTAATCAAAATTAATAATATAATAGCTCAATAATTTATGGAATTTTTAGATATACCACTATTCGACCAAGACTTTTTTAAAATGATGTTTAGATTTACACTAAACTTTATATTTTTAACTTTAATAATTAGATTTATTTATTACCCAAATTCAAAAAGAAAAGATTACGTTTTTACCTACTATTTAATAAGCATTATTGTGTTTTTTCTATGTTTTACATTAAAAAAATATGAAATGGATATTGGTATGGCATTAGGTCTTTTTGCCATTTTTGGCATAATTCGTTACAGAACTAATCCTGTTGATATTAAAGAAATGACTTATTTGTTTGTTGTAATTGGTGTATCTATCATCAATTCATTAGCAAATAAAAAAATGAGTTATGCAGAAATTCTTTCTGCAAATGCAATTATTGTTGTTGTTCTAGTTTTTATAGAAAAATATTGGGCTCTAAAACAAGTAGTTTCTAAAACTATTGTTTATGAAAATATTGAGAATATTAAACCAGAAAATTACAATTTGCTAAAAAATGATTTAGAAAACAGAACAGGAATAACTATTAATTCAATATCAGTTGGTAATGTAGATTTCTTAAAAGATGTTGCTACGCTTACTATTTATTATTATGAAAATAAACAGATAAATATATAATTTTTTAAAGATGAAAAGCAATAAAACCAACCAGTTATTTTTAAAATTAGTACTATTAAATATTGTGTTATTTACGAGTGTAAATTTAGCACAATCAGAAGGAGAAACAGATTGGGCATCCTGGAGCACAATAGGAGTAGAGTATAAGCTTAATAAAAAATGGAGTTTTGGTCTAGAAGAACAATTTAGATTAAAAGAAAATTTTTCTGAAACCGATAATTTTTTTACACAATTAAATGCAGATTATCAACTGTTTAATAATTTTAAATTAGGCGCAGGAATTAGATATATAAGAGAAAATGATAACACAGGAAACATACAAGGTTATGAAGATCATTTTAGATTTCAGTTTGATGCAGCTTATAAACATAAAATAAATAATTTTAACCTTGGATATCGATTACGTTATCAAAACAAAAATGAGTTAGGTGTTTCTGCGGATGAAGGAGATTATGTAAATCAGAATATTCGTTTTAAAACATCTGTAGAATACAATTTTAATAACTGGAGTTTAGACCCTAAATTTTCTGCAGAAATATTTAATCGTTTTCAAGAAGGAGAAGAAAATGGTTTTAATAAATATAGGTTAACGCTAGGCACAGATTATAAAATTAAGAATATTGGTAAAGTAGGTTTGTTTTATCGATTTGAGAAAGAGCTAAATGTAGATTTTCCTGATACTAAGAATATTTTAGGTTTAAGTTTTATTTATAATATTAAAAACTAGTAAATTAGAAATGAAATCCGTAGAAAATTAAAGCTATTTTTCTACGTATTTTATTTCTAAATTTAGTCCCCAAAAAAAAGCCAAAACTATATTTAATAGTTTTGGACTTTTTTTTTGTACTAATTATTTTCTAGTAAATCTTATTAAATTGATTAACAAGTCTTTTTACCAATTCAGGATTTTGAGCTGCAACATTTACAGATTCATCTGAGTTTGTTCTATGGTCATAAAGTTCTATAAATAAAGGTGTTTCTTTAGGTTTTCTTCTATCTTTCCAAATTACAATTCTATAATCATCTGTTCTCATTGCATAGCCCATAACAAATTGTTCAAAAGTTTTTTTATCCCATTTTTCTCCCATTTGAGCTTTAATTTTATTCTCAATTTTAACAATTAAAGGTTTAAAAAAAGTAGTTCTAAAAGGAGGTGTAAATGGTCTTGCTGCCCATTCTCTTAATGCCGGAGTTGGGAATAAACTAAATGCAGGTTTTTGAGATTTTGTTTTTGGCTTTTTTAAATTTTTCAATAAACTTTTACCTTCTAAATTACTTGGTTTATCTAAACCAGCTAAATCACATAAAGTAGGATATAAATCTAGTAATTCTACCAACGCATCAGATTTTTGCCCTTTTGTTTTATCAGTAATTCCTGGTGCAGAAATAATAAAAGGAACTCTCGTTGCAATTTCATAATTTGTAGCTTTTCCCCAATAACCCATTTCTCCAAGATTAAATCCATGATCAGACCAAAAAACGATAATTGTATTTTCATACTCTCCAGAATCTTTTAAAGCTTGAATCATTTTACCGACCTGAGCATCAATATAACTAATACACGCATAATATCCGTGACGTAATTTTTGCTGTAATTCTACACTAAATTCTCCAGTTTTAGGTATATCAGCAGAAACACGTAATTCTAAAGATTCAGATAAACCCATTGCAGCACCATCTTTTGGCGGATTTACATTTGTAGCAATAGGAATTTTTGTTTCATCATATAAATCCCAATATTTTTTTGGAGCAATCCAATCTAAATGCGGTTTTTTAAATCCTAAAGCAAGAAACCAAGGTTTGTCGTCTTTTTTAACCATTTCATTTAAGGTTGCAATAGCAGAAAGTGTGTTATGTCCGTCTTCATAAGTTTCATCTGGTACATCTGCAGATTCTAAAGCCGGTCCTTTATCTAACCAGTTTTCACGAATAAGTTTTTCGCCATATTTAGCTTCTAAAGCAATCTTGTTTTTTAAATACATTAATTGGCTTTCTGCAAGTGCATAACCACCAGAAGTTTCAGGAATATTATCATTTAATTTTACTATAGTAGGTTTTCTACTCCAAGACAATTCTTGGTCGTTATATTTTCCGTGAAAAACTTTACCAAGATAAACAGTTTCATATCCATTCTCTTTAAAATGCTGAGGTAACGTAACAATACTTGGTCTGTTTGCTCTAAAATCTTGAAATAAATCGATAACATTAATTGTTTCTGGACGAGATCCAGTTAAAATACTTGCACGAGAAGGCCCACAAATAGATTGCTGAACATAGGCTTTGTTAAATTGAATTCCTTCACTTGCCAACTTATCAATATTAGGAGATATTACAACATCAGAACCATAAGTTCCAAGATCTGCACGTAAATCATCTACGGCAATAAATAATACATTTGGTTGCTTTTTCTTTTGAGAGAATCCTGTAAAAGAAATCACAATCGATAATAATAAAGTACTTAGTAAAAACTTGTTTTTCATTCTAGAAGTATTTGAATAATTCAACTTATAAACTATTGTGTGTTTAGAATATCAAAATAGCAAAAAAATCAACAATAATACTTCATATAAATTACCTTAATATGTGGGTATTTTATCCGAAAAAATAAATTTAACTTAGTTTAATTTCTTATAAGTTTAGAATTCTATTTATAAATTTATCATAATAGTAAATTATAAATAAAGCTTTAATCAGATTTTCTGATGAGTTTTTTAAAGGATAATATTTACTTCAATTTCTAAAGAAATACCAAATTTTTGAAGAATTGTCTGTTTTATTTTTTCAGCAAGCTGATAAATTTCTAATCCGGTGGCATTGCCATAATTTACCAAAACCAATGCTTGTTTTTCGTGAACACCATAATTGCCAAAACGTTTTCCTTTAAAACCAGCTTGTTCAATTAACCAACCTGCAGGAATTTTATATTCAACGTCACCTTTAGAGTCGCCTAAAGGTTTTATTTCATAAAAAGGTACTTTTGAATTTGCTTCTTTTATTTTTAAAAACTGTTTTTTAGAAACTACAGGGTTTTTAAAAAAACTACCACTATTTCCTATTTTTTTCGGATCTGGAAGTTTCGATTTTCTGATAGTAATTACAGCATCAGAAATGTTTTTTAAAGTAGGCTTTTCTATTTCTTTGGATGCTAATTCAACATCAATTGCACCGTAAGAAGTGTTTAGTTGATGCTTATTTTTAGTTAATTTAAAACTAACAGAAGTAATAATATATTTCCCTTTTACTTCGTTTTTAAAAATAGAATTTCTATATCCAAAATTACATTCATCATTTGAAAAAGAAACTAATTTACCAGTTTCAATTTCTAGTGCTTCAACTTTTGTAATTGTGTCTTTTACTTCAACGCCATACGCACCAATATTTTGAATAGGGCAAGTACCAACATTACCAGGAATTAAAGATAAGTTTTCAATTCCGCCATAATTATTTTCAACACACCAAACTACAAATTCGTGCCAACTTTCGCCAGCATTTACCGTAATAAAAACTTCGTTTTCATTTTCTTTATCAATAGAAATTCCTTTAATATTAATGTGAACAACCAACTCTTTAATATCTTTTGTAAGCAACATATTACTTCCGCCAGAAATTAAAAAAAGGTCTTTTTCAACTTTTAAAAGTTGTTGTAATTGATATACAGAATCAATAGAAATAAAACGTTTGGCATTTACAGAAATACCAAACGTATTATAATTTTTTAAAGATTTGTTTTGTTGAATGTTCAAAAAAAAATATTTTTTATTTGAATGTATACGATTTATATAAACCGAATTTGTTCAAAAATAAGTTTATGAATTGTATTGTTTTAAAGCTTTAGCTAAAATTTCTACAGATCTAATTAAGTCTTTTTTATTTAAAACGTATGCAATTCTTATCTGCTTTTTACCTTCGCCAGCAGTAGAATAAAATCCGCTTGCGGGCGCAACCATTACGGTTTCATTATTATCACTAAATTCTTCTAAAAGCCATTGCGCAAAATCATCAGAATCTATAACAGGTAATTCTACAACACAATAAAAAGCACCTTTTGGATTGGCAACTTTTATACCTTCAATTTTTTTTAATTCTGTAATTAATGTATTTCTTCTTTCTACATATTCTTCAATTACTTCATCAAAATAACTTTGTGGTGTTTCTAAAGCTGCTTCACTAGCAATTAATGCATATGTTGGCGGGCTTAACCTAGCTTGTGCAAATTTAATAGCAGTTTTAATAAATTCTTCGTTTCTAGAAACAATACAACCAATTCTTGCGCCACACATGCTGTAACGTTTAGAAACAGAGTCTATTACAATAGCATTTTGCTCTAAGCCTTCTATAGATAATATAGAAGTGTGTTGTAAACCATCGTAGGTAAATTCTCTATAAACTTCATCGGCAATTAAATATAAATCGTGCTTTAAAACAATTTGTTTTAGTTTTTCAATTTCTTCTTTAGAGTATAAATATCCTGTCGGATTTCCTGGATTACAAATTAAAATTGCTTTTGTTTTTTTTGTGATAAGTTTTTCAAAATCTTCAATTTTGGGTAAAGCAAAATTATTATCAATAGAAGAAATTACAGGAACTACAGTAACTCCAGAAGCAGTAGAAAATCCGTTGTAATTTGCATAAAAAGGTTCTGGAATTATAATTTCATCACCAGGGTCTGTAATACTTCCTATAGAAAAAAGTAAGGCTTCAGAACCACCGGTTGTTATTACAATATTATTTACATTAACATTAATATTATGGTTTTTATAGTAATTGGCAAGTTTAGTTCTGTATTCTTCAGAACCTTCAGAACGTGCATAAGATAATGTTGTAATATTATTGTTTTTTACAGCATCTAAAGCAACTTGTGGTGTTTTAATATCTGGTTGACCGATATTTAAATGAAATACTTTTGTACCTCTTTTTTTAGCATCTTCTGCATATGGCACCAATTTTCTAATTGGCGATTCTGGCATTTGTATTCCTTTTTTAGATATTGTTGGCATAATATTGAATTACTTTATTTGTATGCAAATTTGCGAAATATTTTTTAGATGTGCATTTTAAATTAAGTTTCTTTAAATGTAAAATTTATAATAAAACTTTTTAAATCAGTTTCTTAATTTGTATCTTCATTAAAATCTAAATTTTATTTTTTGAAAAGAACATTAAAACTAGTTATAATTATTTTATTTACTTTTTTTTAAAAGCAAAAGCTCAAGAAAGTTTTCGTTTTATAAATCAAAGTAAAAAGCATCAACGTGTTAATTTTAAGTTGATTAATAATTTGATTGTGATTCCTTTAGTGATT
Protein-coding sequences here:
- a CDS encoding polyphosphate polymerase domain-containing protein produces the protein MQRNIEKLIAEFLPISLEEMNSVALMKRTDTKFVINKTQLVLMLENLNSDYKVLEIKSDRIMTYSSLYFDTIENKFYNDHHNGKVNRTKIRQRKYVESNLCFLEIKQKNGKGETNKSRIRVNDFELDLTNTSLDFITSTTDKEYNLKPSLWNGFNRITLVNLKEKERVTLDLNLSYKMNEVEKNFKNLVIVELKQERFNRKSEIVKALKALRQNPYSISKYCIGMISLYKDLKYNIFKKKLIKINNIIAQ
- a CDS encoding DUF4956 domain-containing protein; the encoded protein is MFRFTLNFIFLTLIIRFIYYPNSKRKDYVFTYYLISIIVFFLCFTLKKYEMDIGMALGLFAIFGIIRYRTNPVDIKEMTYLFVVIGVSIINSLANKKMSYAEILSANAIIVVVLVFIEKYWALKQVVSKTIVYENIENIKPENYNLLKNDLENRTGITINSISVGNVDFLKDVATLTIYYYENKQINI
- a CDS encoding DUF2490 domain-containing protein produces the protein MKSNKTNQLFLKLVLLNIVLFTSVNLAQSEGETDWASWSTIGVEYKLNKKWSFGLEEQFRLKENFSETDNFFTQLNADYQLFNNFKLGAGIRYIRENDNTGNIQGYEDHFRFQFDAAYKHKINNFNLGYRLRYQNKNELGVSADEGDYVNQNIRFKTSVEYNFNNWSLDPKFSAEIFNRFQEGEENGFNKYRLTLGTDYKIKNIGKVGLFYRFEKELNVDFPDTKNILGLSFIYNIKN
- a CDS encoding sulfatase; translated protein: MKNKFLLSTLLLSIVISFTGFSQKKKQPNVLFIAVDDLRADLGTYGSDVVISPNIDKLASEGIQFNKAYVQQSICGPSRASILTGSRPETINVIDLFQDFRANRPSIVTLPQHFKENGYETVYLGKVFHGKYNDQELSWSRKPTIVKLNDNIPETSGGYALAESQLMYLKNKIALEAKYGEKLIRENWLDKGPALESADVPDETYEDGHNTLSAIATLNEMVKKDDKPWFLALGFKKPHLDWIAPKKYWDLYDETKIPIATNVNPPKDGAAMGLSESLELRVSADIPKTGEFSVELQQKLRHGYYACISYIDAQVGKMIQALKDSGEYENTIIVFWSDHGFNLGEMGYWGKATNYEIATRVPFIISAPGITDKTKGQKSDALVELLDLYPTLCDLAGLDKPSNLEGKSLLKNLKKPKTKSQKPAFSLFPTPALREWAARPFTPPFRTTFFKPLIVKIENKIKAQMGEKWDKKTFEQFVMGYAMRTDDYRIVIWKDRRKPKETPLFIELYDHRTNSDESVNVAAQNPELVKRLVNQFNKIY
- the murB gene encoding UDP-N-acetylmuramate dehydrogenase, which produces MNIQQNKSLKNYNTFGISVNAKRFISIDSVYQLQQLLKVEKDLFLISGGSNMLLTKDIKELVVHINIKGISIDKENENEVFITVNAGESWHEFVVWCVENNYGGIENLSLIPGNVGTCPIQNIGAYGVEVKDTITKVEALEIETGKLVSFSNDECNFGYRNSIFKNEVKGKYIITSVSFKLTKNKHQLNTSYGAIDVELASKEIEKPTLKNISDAVITIRKSKLPDPKKIGNSGSFFKNPVVSKKQFLKIKEANSKVPFYEIKPLGDSKGDVEYKIPAGWLIEQAGFKGKRFGNYGVHEKQALVLVNYGNATGLEIYQLAEKIKQTILQKFGISLEIEVNIIL
- a CDS encoding pyridoxal phosphate-dependent aminotransferase; the protein is MPTISKKGIQMPESPIRKLVPYAEDAKKRGTKVFHLNIGQPDIKTPQVALDAVKNNNITTLSYARSEGSEEYRTKLANYYKNHNINVNVNNIVITTGGSEALLFSIGSITDPGDEIIIPEPFYANYNGFSTASGVTVVPVISSIDNNFALPKIEDFEKLITKKTKAILICNPGNPTGYLYSKEEIEKLKQIVLKHDLYLIADEVYREFTYDGLQHTSILSIEGLEQNAIVIDSVSKRYSMCGARIGCIVSRNEEFIKTAIKFAQARLSPPTYALIASEAALETPQSYFDEVIEEYVERRNTLITELKKIEGIKVANPKGAFYCVVELPVIDSDDFAQWLLEEFSDNNETVMVAPASGFYSTAGEGKKQIRIAYVLNKKDLIRSVEILAKALKQYNS